AGGTTCTAAGGAGTAGGACGTTATAGGGATATTTCCGCAAgttatatattttgtaatgCTCTTGGCAATTATATGTACCAAAATGGAGGATTCCACCGTAGCGATAATAATATGATGATCCTCATTACTTGATATTAACTTATAGCATTTCAACATctctatatttttatttaAATCTACTATAGTTTTTAATGGACTAATTTCCGTTTTAGAATCGTTTATATTAGGAAATGTAACATCGTCACGCTCAAATTTTACTTTAAATGTTCTTATTGAAGTTCCAACTGAgaaataaatattaaaCACCAAGTCTTTATCGTTACTATCTTGTATACCAAATATAGAGTAACACAAACCCACATCAACAATTGCCAGGGTTTTTGCATACAACAAACTGGAATAAATCTTCTTGCTGGCAACCGGGAAATTTTCAAAACATTTAGTAAAATCAAATCTATCAATACTATCAAAAGGTTGATTCAAGACTTCATAGCCAGCAATAGCAGGaatttcattttctttagaCGCCCTCTTGTTATTAATTGTATCATATTCTTCATCGTCAGATTCACCAAAATCAAACTTTTTTTTCTTTTTGGACCTTTGTGGCCTGGATACTGTATTTTCTTGCATCACTGCTCTGACAGATGCAGTTGGAAGATTGGATATCCATGCGAGTACAATGTATTCGCCAGAACATATTGCAGCAAGGAATCCGGTATCCACATTGTTTACAACGGGTTGAACAAAATCTAGTGATGAAAATCCAGCATTGTTCAATGTTGATAGTACATCCTTCATTATTATTTCTTTATTATTGTGATCGCTTACAACAACTCCAACATTGTTATTGCGTATGTCATCTTCAATGGATTTTCTTAGATCCAAAACATTCTGAAAGCGTATGACATATTAGACATGTAACAGTACCTCCATATGAAAGATATCACTTTCAGTGTTAGGACGGATTGGGATCCAAAGATCGATACGATTATCCATAGTCACTGTACACAATGCGCACGCTTGTAGATCATCCtttattttatatttaGGCGTCCAACAGACCCAGACAAATCTATATATAACATAAAATTAACAAAAGTCCTAACTTTGGAGAATCCACGGTGGAGAGTGAACACATCGACCTCTGCATATGAAATATTATATACAATTCATGAATAATACAAACCTGAAGATTTTTAAATGCCCTTTTCCCATCTGTATCCTCAATATAGTTAGGTTTTAAGGCATTTTTTCCAGAGGTTTCCCTTGATTTTATATCAATGTCCAGTTTCGAAGTAActtcaaaatattcattcACATatttaaatgtgtaaatttTATTAGAAAGGGAAAGAGCAACCTGTCCGTCTACGGAAGGGGAAACTATGGAACTCTTAGAAATAGCATGGAAAACGGATGTTGTGAAAGTATCCTCTAGACGAAATAGAAGTGACATTATGTATAAAAATTGTTATTATATTACATTCACCAGCTATTGGAATTTATACGAGATAGGAGTAGATCTTTCGCGGATTTCACCGCATCGGGAGTGGTGTTTTTCCTTTTGCGTTTTACTTCTGAGCTTCCCGAGGGTTTCTCATTTTTTTCTATACAAAACAATTATACACTTAATCTTAAGGAACTTGCCTgggaaatgtgtatgttgAGAATTATTCCCGAGATTAGTTTGTATATTTGGATCATCTTTGTTCTGCATTTCCCTTTTGGTTCTTTCATGATTTTTGTCTGTTATGTTGttttttccatttgttttttcttTGGAAGTCGTCCTTTTAAACTTGTCTTTACTTCCTATGATAAGAGCCCTTCCAGGCGCCGCTTGTAATTTAGAATTATCAATGAACAATAATGGTCGCTTATTTTTTCTTTCAAAGAGGTCTTTAACTTTAAGAACTTGCTGTAGATGTATTACAACGACTTTTGTGACATCTAATGGTATGTTTACTTTTGTACTGTTTGTTTCATTCACTATTTTGGCAACTATGTCGCTGAGTCTCTTATACGATTGATCGAACAATGGTTGTTGCAATGTGTTTTCTTCAACTATATATCCAAAATCTGTGTCACCTATAGTGCTTATGACTGATAGACTGATATTGACCATTTGTATAAACACTAACATCTCATTTCCAACTAATCTATATATGCTATGAACCccctttattcttttccatattttggAACGTTTCAAGAAATAAGCAATCCCATAGTCTCCCATATTACTCTCGCTCGTCTTATCTGTATCCTTGTTCAGTGTGGATTCTTTTAAATTAGTCGTATTTTGACTGCCAGTGTTGGTTTCTTTACCTTCAATTGTTTGGAGTGAATCATCGTTTCCAAGAgaatcatcttctttatctgAACAAAAAACATTGTTTTGGGTGGATATATCACAGAGGGGCTCTGCATTGGAGTCATTTTTGGATACAAGCTTAATGTTCTCATTGTAAGTAGAAGAAATCTCTGTTTCATGTTGAATATCCCTTTTATCTTCCAGACAAGAGCCAGTGTTAGAACCCTTTGTGGTTTCAGTATTTCCTTTAGCCTTTGTGTTTCCGTCCTTTTTATCCTGTTTCATTTGCACAGATTTTGATGCGTTAGCATGATCTTTGTATTCTTTTAGGATTTTACGAATGTTTCCAATGTTTTTAGAAAGGCTTTTGATAGATTCAGTAAAAGAATCTACGAGTATATTTTTTTTCTCTATAGCTTGCAGTTTAGTTGTTAGTTTTGACCTCAACTTCTCAGTCTGCTCACAAATCATGTGTTCGTTATGTAAGATGACTTGTGTTAACCACTCCTTGTGTAGATCATATGGCGACATTGCATTAGTTATGGATATAATTGATCTTACTATCCACCTCAAAATTCTACCATTAACCCCTATAATTCTCCATGGCAATATGCAGTTCAgaccaaaaattttgaattcatcattttttatcTTCTGTTTTTTTGAAATGgtttcatcttcattttttccatttgaATTCACCAATTTGCTCTTTGGTTTTGGTTCTTGCACTTTCACtaattttttgaaaatagATTCCAGGAAAATTTTAAGTTTAGTACGTATCACTTTGTCAGTAAGATGATCAGCTATATTTTTGTTTGCATTCTCGAATTCATAGTATATTGTAAGGAACTGTTTTGGAATCCTTGACatatattttctccaaCCACCTGGATTGAAAAATAATGTACATTCGTTTTCCTTTATAGAATTTTTTGCAATTTCCATCTTAAATGCATCGTAACAGTTTGCTATGAAATCGCTTGGTTTGATTTCTTGTATGTCtatatcttcatcttcttcactCCAATCGGAGAATTCTCTTTCCATGTCTCTTTTTAacaaaatatcatttcTGCTCATATTTAATTCAGACAACATGGCACTATCATCAATGAATGGATCATTAATATCGTAATGCATGTCATCACCACCTTCCTTCAGATATGATGAAGGATCTCCTACTATACCCTGTATATTCAGTCTGTCAGTGATAGAGCGTATACAGCGTAAAAGTGGATCATTTGGTCTATTTTCTAACCATACAACATCATCAATATTGTCTTCGTGCTGTAAGCCTCTTTGAGATTCTACATAGCTAATATCCCCTCTGTTTTGTGTACCATATTCGTACGTTGTTTGCGATTGTATTGCGTAATTTATGTTGTTATTATCATCTATACCACAAGTATTATTGTCTATTGGATATTTTTTAGATTTGTTCCTATTTTCGCTGCGAAatccatcatctttaatTTTCATATCTTCCAGGTATGATTCTTCATAAATGAAATTACTTTCATCACCATATTTCTTCAGACACTCGGAGTAGAAGTCTATTATAGTCGGAACAACAACTTTTCGTCCAATGTGTTCGATATATTTCGTCTTCAGTTTGACATCAACATAAATACCTATTTACACATTGTTGTAAATCTAGAGTATATTATTACGACCCAAACCTGGAAGGTATTTTTCTATCGATGGTTCCTCATATGTGTCATCTTCGTCTGTTAAATCTTGTTCGATTAGCTCTTCTTCTGTTTTCGATAAGTGGTCTTTTGGCTTTGTATCAATTGAattatcatcctttttaaCACTTATGCTATGTACGGTTGCTGTACTTGAATTATTTGTGTTTTTATTTGATActatattttggattttgACGAAAGAGTTATTTAATTTATTTTCTGGATCATGATCAGCCATATCATACAAATAAATGCTAAATATAGGATAGGTATATTAGGATTAGAACAAAGGGGGATTCATTTATCTTTGGAGCCACATCCCCTTATATAAATTCTCAGAAGTAATACAAAACATATAATCGGGACGCCGCCAGTGTCCCATGTAGTCTAGGTGGTTAGGATATTCGGCTTTCACCCGAACGACCCGGGTTCGAGTCCCGGCGTGGGAAGTTTTTTATCACTGGAAACAAATACCCGTTATAAACGTACCATCTAATATGGACCTATTTATTAACAATTAAAGATGTATTTAACGAATACGGAAAAGaaataaatggaagaagaattaAGGATAGTACCGATGGGGTATGTCTCATCTATCGATCAAAGCTCCAAAATTACCATGAATATCAGCACACATTTTATTCACATCCACCACATTCAACCCATAAGTAtttattctttaaaatttttaaagagtaAATTTTAATCTGCTATAAAACTATACGAAAATTTACGTATCGcaatacacatttatacaCCAAAATGTTCAAGTGCAGAATATGTTCTGGCACACCATTTTCTACGTTGTTTGGCTTTGGCGATTCCATGGAACACACAAGCCCCAAGAATGTTGGATCAGATACTGAAGATGTGACATCCACGGTTTGATACAAATTCTCAATTTAATATATAATTACAGGCTCAGAATGCTGACGAACTATCAAATATAGATTCAGAGGATTTAAATGAACTGAGGAGTGCGGAAGAAGTAGCGTTTTTGGTAAAAGCATGGGATGCATATGTCCACGAAAGGGCTAAAGCGCTGTGGAAAACTCCAGCAAAACGTTATTCGATATTGGGTAAGAAATTCAAGAAATTGATTCATAACTAATATTCAGCAAGTATAGCAAAGGAATGTGACAAGCGAGATGATCCTGTTTTGGGAAATGATATAACATGTGTAAAGTGGAAAGGAAAGTATGAGGATGATTATCCCATAATATACGTTAATAAACCAGACGAAAACGTGGATAGTAGTACTTATGTTAATCGCATGCTTGTCTTCCTCTTTGCTGGTTTGTTACATACTCGTGCCTATATATATTCCCATATCCAGATCAAGAATCTTACGAAAAAATAGATAAAACGCGTTACAAAGCATTCGAAATGGTTTGTGGTAACAAATGGTGTATAAATCTAACGCACATTTCACTTTGTTAACGAGCTTGCACAAAGTAGTACCTGGAGGCAATTTTATAAAGTGACTAAGGCCCTCATTCCTACAACTTACTTAGACTTGTGTTACATCAAGATATTTATTTGAACTGCGGTTGTATGCATTTTGAATATTAGTCCTTTTGATGGAACAAGTTATTTACTACCTGATAACGGGAATTACGAGCCTTAGTTCGAAGCAgcttttattttttcaagaCAACAGAGTAACACAAACTAAAATATGGACAAAAACGCGATTTGTGGTAGTTACAGTATCATTTGTTATAGATGAGTTATAACATTCACATCTTCATGTCCACCTTTGTTCAAAGGATGGGACTATTATACCAAGTTTAATTTGGAGGCCAAAGTGATAATTTGATCTTCTCTCGTGACCTTTACATTTTGCTTTTGTTATGAGGTGACTAATGTAGTGATAAGCCTGTATGGCGGTTGCTTACACATGTTTATGAAGACAACATCATTGATAACAATTTCTGTCGTATTATTAATTTCTATATAATAATTAGGTGTGCGTTCTTCATTAGAACGTATCTTCGCAGTTTTTATCAATATTTTACATCAGGCAGATTACAACATCATACTAAGCAACAATGGACCAGGAAGATGCAAATTATCACAATCAATCCGGGTTAAATACACTACAAAACATGAGCCAATTGCCACATACTTCATCGTTAAATGATTTTGACTTAAATGACGATGAAGAGGCACCTCACGTTCAAGATTCGAACATAGCCCGCGTATTTGATTATTTTTTACGCTCATATGTACATTCAAACGTTTCGGATTTTGATGAAGGAGATGATACAGATGATGAAGGATTAAATGATGTCTATTACCTAACTGGAGATCACACACAGGAATTGTACTATATGAAGCGTATATACAAATTAATTCTCAAGGAATCAAGTTCAACGGAGGTTCTATCTATTCATTTAGATCATATTCTTAATTGGAACCATATTGAACTCGATACTCCCTTAAATTTGAATATGCAACTATATCGCTACCTTGTGAAGAACTTTTTGCGTATGCAAGAGACTCTCGAGGACGTTTTGCAGACCTTGGTGGATGAAATTTCTAATTCTGTAAGCCGTACATCACGGAGATTTTATCTGCAATTTTTACATACTCCCAGCATCATTTATCCGCTGAGAGAAATAAGATGTAATATGCTAGGGGAGTTGATAACTATAAGGGGTCAAGTTACTCGAATATCTGATGTTCGTCCGGAATTAGTAAGGGGAACATTTAAATGCAAGAGCTGTGGAAACATAGTGAGCGATGTTATCCAGCAATTCAAATATACGACTCCTCTTAAATGTATCTCTAGCACATGCCTAAACATGAGAGAGTGGGAACTTTTGATGGATCGCTCATATTTTTGTGATTGGCAAAAGATAAGGATCCAGGAAATTGCACAAGAAGCTGAATCGGGATCAATACCAAGTTCTATAGAAGTCATTTTGAGAAACCATCTAGTGGACAGTCTAAATGCTGGTGATCGTGTTGAAATTTCAGGATCGTTGATAGTATTGCCAGATGTTCCAACTTTGATGAAACCGGGTGAGATCCCAAAAAAAGTGGCAAAGGAAGGAATACGCCGATTTGAGTCGTTTTTACTATCCCAGGGTATAACAGGTATTAAAGGAGTTGGTATAAAGGATCTTAATCACAAGCTATCATTTCTGGCTACGCAAATACGCAGGGTTAACCAGTACAAGTCTACAGCTCCTCAAATGACCGAAACGTTGGAGGACCGTTTAATTCGTGCAgaggatattttaaatataccAGGGTTTGAATGGATAAAAGAAATTGCAACCGGGCCAGATACCATTGAGAAATTGGCCTCTTGTATAGCTCCAAAGGTTTGGGGTCACATGGAAATTAAAAAAGGTATTTTGCTTATGATGGTGGGAGGGGTACACAAATCTTCTACTAATAGCAAGTTAAGAGGAGACATAAATATGTGTATTGTGGGCGATCCTTCCACAGCTAAAAGCCAGTTTCTTAAATTTGTTGAAGATTTTGCCCCTAGAGCCATTTTTGCCTCAGGAAAAGGTTCAACTGCGGCTGGTTTGACCGCGGCCGTTCATAAAGATCCTGACAACGGTGATTACATACTAGAAGCCGGTGCTTTAATGTATGCAGATGAAGGAATTTGTTGTATTGAtgaatttgataaaatgaaTGAGAAGGATCGAGTGGCAATTCATGAGGCTATGGAACAACAAACAATTTCTATTACAAAGGCTGGAATTCAAGCTATCTTAAACGCAAGAGCTTCTGTTTTAGCTGCATGTAACCCTAGATTTGGTAGATATGATTCTTCAAAATCCTTTGCATCGAATGTGAATCTTCCTTCACCCCTTTTATCTAGGTTCGATCTTTTGTACACTATGATTGATGAGTCTGTTTCTGATGTGGATTCTAAAATAGCATGGCATATAACAAGTTTACACGGTCCAGGTGTTTTCAAAAGTTCCCAGATACTGTTGGAAGAGAACAGCCGAGATGAATCatactttgaaaatgaaatagAAACATTACTCACGCGTGATGAGCTTAAACTTTACATTGAACTCGCTAAAAGAGGTAAGCCTCTAATACAAGACTCTGCTAAGCAGAGACTCGCCCAGTACTATGTAGAACTGCGAAACGGTGATGTACAAACAGGAAAACGCTCTCTAAGAATGACTGTACGCCAATTGGAGTCTCTTGTACGTCTTTCAGAGGCTGTTGCAAGATTGAAGTTTAGCGACTTTGTCGAAGAATTGCATGTGGAAGAGGCATACTCTATATTTAGAGCATCTTTGTCAAAACTTTCTAATAAAAATGACATTCTTCTTGAGCCTATAGCTTCGGCCCTTAAGGAACAGAAAGATTCTGCGGAACCATTAGATCTGGATAAAGAATCCACTAACACCACAGATAATTCGTCATCTGATAAACCTGCAGACATAGAAAATGATTCCAATCTTAGAATAAGTACCAATGAATATGAAGCAATAAGTGCAGTCATACTGGACTATGTTAATGAGTGTGAACTCGTTGAAAACATAGTGCGTTCTAATGAGCTTATAGAGTGGTACTTGGAAAACATTTTAGTCCCTACATCGTCAGAACAGGCCAATTTATGGAATTTGAGGTTGCAAAGGATACTATATAGACTCGTATACATAGATAATAAGTTGATCGCAAGTCATAACCCAGAAGATCCAGAGAATGTATTTAGGTTGCGGGTTCATCCGAACTATTTTTCATCTACACATCTTTGGTCTAGAGAAAATTTGATACCGGGAAATGACGATGATTCAAGTGACGGTGTAGATTTTTCTAGTTTATAAGGTACGGTTGTATACCTATAGCCTACATTTTGAAAGTACTGATTCTAGATATTCTCGTTTTTCAGTCCATCCATCTAGTTTGCGCCAGTGGGATTCGCTTATTATAATGTACGTGATTCCAAGCCTTTTCATTATATCCTCTTTTAACAATGAGAGAGATGTTCTACTCCGTTTGATAAAAAGGGGGGATCATACCTATCGTTTGATTTATGATAAAGACATCTAGAATCTTCCACAAGTATAGCTATACCTGAGAACTATTTGGACcaatattttctggaaacTCACttgattttaaatttaGAGGGGGTAACTCTAGTTTATCCTCCGAGAGGTACATATGGGAATCCAAGTTTATAGGATTTAAGAAGTCAATGAAATAAGGCCCAATTTTAACCtttaatttttaatttATTGACAAGTTAACATACGTTTTCAATTAGTGTGTATGAGATAAATGTACCGGTTCTACCGATTTCCCTTTGTAACGGTGATGATGTTATGATCTCTTCAACATCCTTATCCTTAATCCTCGATAGAAAATCAAATACTGCATGGTTACTACGGATTTTTTCGAGCTCTTTGAAATAGTTTGAACTGCATACAGTTAAAATTGCCAGTGACAAACCGGATGATCAATTCTACCAGTTGTAGATCCTTTAGTATTTCAGATCTAATAGAATTTTCGAGCCTCACAAGCTATAATATATATGATATCGATGGATAACAACCTGAAGAAGAAGGGTGTTGTACATGGGTATATGGTTTATGCggaaatataaacaagCGACAAGTAAGTTGCAGATGACTTCTGGATCAAAAGATGAACACGATCCTGAATATATCTGTGACAGATACGGTAACTCACCTTCTATTTTCATCCAAAAATTGACAAAATGCGATACAATATTATGATCATAGATATTAAGAAGAAATAGACTCCGTAATAATTTGGAATACGATTCAAAATCAGAAACAAATTGGATGTTTCCACTAACCGATACGATTAAAGTACCTAAGAAACAAGGTTTGTACAGAAGGTTTCCATAGGAATATAATAATTCAGTTTTCGACTCCAAAGATAGGACAGAAACCCTAAAAACTTGTTGGCGATAGCATATGAAAATTTACAAACCTAGAACTTATCACTTCATCAACTCTATCAATACCCGGAAATGGATAGTTACAGTTAGAAAGGAACTTTATAAGAGCGTCCAGAGGGACCGTCTCACACTTCTGTAGATATAGTTTCATATGATTATTCAACAACCTCTGCTATAACGGTCCTCAAGAGCAAACGATTTATGTATATAAGACTAGGAATTGTGGAGCAATTGAGATTCAATATGTTTATGGCATCATCAAGAAGTATTTCATTGTTTCGGAGACGTTCCTTAATGATGGTAGCTAAACCAATATGGGTCAGAATGCGATAGACCTACCGATGTTGGTATTAATAGGCTTATAATCTATGTCTAGTTTTACAATACAGTCCAAGAGCTTTATCAACCCAGAACCATCTAGCTTTGGTACAATTTTTTTTGTAATtaaatgaagaaaaaattTTCTCGCTACATTTTCTATTTTGTAACCTAATTGAGTATGGTTAAACAGTCACATAGAACATTTTACCGGTAAGATGGATTCGAATTAGAGAATCAGAAACCATGGGAACGTTCTCAGCAGCAACCGACATCATAAGCCTGTCGAGCCGGCAGATAAAATCAGACAAATACTGTCTGTTTAGCATTCCATAGTTCGTAACGCTCAATGTCATGGCACAAAGTTCATCTACATTTGCCATCACGTATAGCTTAGATCGTATGCCATCAACAAGCAAGCGCTTTACCTCATTTAACTCAGCCAGAGGTATTTCACAGAGTTGACTTTCATTCATAGAACAGAGTACCTTGGCGGCATCTAAGCTTTCATAAGGAGTAAAATATGTATACAATTCACATATTTGCTTGTGAAATTGCTTTATATCGATGATGGCGGCATCAGATGTGCGAAGTAAGTGTCTAAAATTGTTGATCTGAGAAAAAGGAAGGGAACTTTTGAGCCTTGATAGAAACATTAAAGAAAATGTACATACCGTGTAGTTTGAAATAGTTCCAAGTATGGGCCCAACGTAGGTTCGATATTGTAAGACAGGAGGATCT
This region of Theileria equi strain WA chromosome 1, complete sequence genomic DNA includes:
- a CDS encoding hypothetical protein (encoded by transcript BEWA_018310A), which translates into the protein MSLLFRLEDTFTTSVFHAISKSSIVSPSVDGQVALSLSNKIYTFKYVNEYFEVTSKLDIDIKSRETSGKNALKPNYIEDTDGKRAFKNLQRSMCSLSTVDSPKLGLLLILCYI
- a CDS encoding hypothetical protein (encoded by transcript BEWA_018320A) produces the protein MADHDPENKLNNSFVKIQNIVSNKNTNNSSTATVHSISVKKDDNSIDTKPKDHLSKTEEELIEQDLTDEDDTYEEPSIEKYLPGIYVDVKLKTKYIEHIGRKVVVPTIIDFYSECLKKYGDESNFIYEESYLEDMKIKDDGFRSENRNKSKKYPIDNNTCGIDDNNNINYAIQSQTTYEYGTQNRGDISYVESQRGLQHEDNIDDVVWLENRPNDPLLRCIRSITDRLNIQGIVGDPSSYLKEGGDDMHYDINDPFIDDSAMLSELNMSRNDILLKRDMEREFSDWSEEDEDIDIQEIKPSDFIANCYDAFKMEIAKNSIKENECTLFFNPGGWRKYMSRIPKQFLTIYYEFENANKNIADHLTDKVIRTKLKIFLESIFKKLVKVQEPKPKSKLVNSNGKNEDETISKKQKIKNDEFKIFGLNCILPWRIIGVNGRILRWIVRSIISITNAMSPYDLHKEWLTQVILHNEHMICEQTEKLRSKLTTKLQAIEKKNILVDSFTESIKSLSKNIGNIRKILKEYKDHANASKSVQMKQDKKDGNTKAKGNTETTKGSNTGSCLEDKRDIQHETEISSTYNENIKLVSKNDSNAEPLCDISTQNNVFCSDKEDDSLGNDDSLQTIEGKETNTGSQNTTNLKESTLNKDTDKTSESNMGDYGIAYFLKRSKIWKRIKGVHSIYRLVGNEMLVFIQMVNISLSVISTIGDTDFGYIVEENTLQQPLFDQSYKRLSDIVAKIVNETNSTKVNIPLDVTKVVVIHLQQVLKVKDLFERKNKRPLLFIDNSKLQAAPGRALIIGSKDKFKRTTSKEKTNGKNNITDKNHERTKREMQNKDDPNIQTNLGNNSQHTHFPGKFLKIKCIIVLYRKK
- a CDS encoding DNA replication licensing factor MCM6, putative (encoded by transcript BEWA_018350A), with protein sequence MDQEDANYHNQSGLNTLQNMSQLPHTSSLNDFDLNDDEEAPHVQDSNIARVFDYFLRSYVHSNVSDFDEGDDTDDEGLNDVYYLTGDHTQELYYMKRIYKLILKESSSTEVLSIHLDHILNWNHIELDTPLNLNMQLYRYLVKNFLRMQETLEDVLQTLVDEISNSVSRTSRRFYLQFLHTPSIIYPLREIRCNMLGELITIRGQVTRISDVRPELVRGTFKCKSCGNIVSDVIQQFKYTTPLKCISSTCLNMREWELLMDRSYFCDWQKIRIQEIAQEAESGSIPSSIEVILRNHLVDSLNAGDRVEISGSLIVLPDVPTLMKPGEIPKKVAKEGIRRFESFLLSQGITGIKGVGIKDLNHKLSFLATQIRRVNQYKSTAPQMTETLEDRLIRAEDILNIPGFEWIKEIATGPDTIEKLASCIAPKVWGHMEIKKGILLMMVGGVHKSSTNSKLRGDINMCIVGDPSTAKSQFLKFVEDFAPRAIFASGKGSTAAGLTAAVHKDPDNGDYILEAGALMYADEGICCIDEFDKMNEKDRVAIHEAMEQQTISITKAGIQAILNARASVLAACNPRFGRYDSSKSFASNVNLPSPLLSRFDLLYTMIDESVSDVDSKIAWHITSLHGPGVFKSSQILLEENSRDESYFENEIETLLTRDELKLYIELAKRGKPLIQDSAKQRLAQYYVELRNGDVQTGKRSLRMTVRQLESLVRLSEAVARLKFSDFVEELHVEEAYSIFRASLSKLSNKNDILLEPIASALKEQKDSAEPLDLDKESTNTTDNSSSDKPADIENDSNLRISTNEYEAISAVILDYVNECELVENIVRSNELIEWYLENILVPTSSEQANLWNLRLQRILYRLVYIDNKLIASHNPEDPENVFRLRVHPNYFSSTHLWSRENLIPGNDDDSSDGVDFSSL
- a CDS encoding hypothetical protein (encoded by transcript BEWA_018300A), producing MDNRIDLWIPIRPNTESDIFHMENVLDLRKSIEDDIRNNNVGVVVSDHNNKEIIMKDVLSTLNNAGFSSLDFVQPVVNNVDTGFLAAICSGEYIVLAWISNLPTASVRAVMQENTVSRPQRSKKKKKFDFGESDDEEYDTINNKRASKENEIPAIAGYEVLNQPFDSIDRFDFTKCFENFPVASKKIYSSLLYAKTLAIVDVGLCYSIFGIQDSNDKDLVFNIYFSVGTSIRTFKVKFERDDVTFPNINDSKTEISPLKTIVDLNKNIEMLKCYKLISSNEDHHIIIATVESSILVHIIAKSITKYITCGNIPITSYSLEPLYMVDGNLAQINAIDSGSTVYRIILDNTYNLKIEEVIDKNPDALQCFTACENFSTMTYECIISGQIIEMRANIRHNSIFISVLFAIINGNGLSPLIHYIIANKGNLIPKNTIFGLTTGVNSEREPVSTCENIDDLMKTIDAYVSAKDDNLVKTFYDALGHIQDGNRSKIAFTLYLLACLEATGELQPENEKTITCTESSKSILTKILKDLSPTNYDLKKIYKLMSNADPKNHIVQILRNRRLP
- a CDS encoding hypothetical protein (encoded by transcript BEWA_018370A), with amino-acid sequence MFLSRLKSSLPFSQINNFRHLLRTSDAAIIDIKQFHKQICELYTYFTPYESLDAAKVLCSMNESQLCEIPLAELNEVKRLLVDGIRSKLYVMANVDELCAMTLSVTNYGMLNRQYLSDFICRLDRLMMSVAAENVPMVSDSLIRIHLTGYKIENVARKFFLHLITKKIVPKLDGSGLIKLLDSTIIKERLRNNEILLDDAINILNLNCSTIPSLIYINRLLLRTVIAEVVE
- a CDS encoding hypothetical protein (encoded by transcript BEWA_018360A), with amino-acid sequence MKIEGSCSSFDPEVICNLLVACLYFRINHIPMYNTLLLQLVRLENSIRSEILKDLQLVELIIRSNYFKELEKIRSNHAVFDFLSRIKDKDVEEIITSSPLQREIGRTGTFISYTLIENVKIGPYFIDFLNPINLDSHMYLSEDKLELPPLNLKSSEFPENIGPNSSQV
- a CDS encoding hypothetical protein (encoded by transcript BEWA_018340A), which encodes MFKCRICSGTPFSTLFGFGDSMEHTSPKNVGSDTEDVTSTAQNADELSNIDSEDLNELRSAEEVAFLVKAWDAYVHERAKALWKTPAKRYSILASIAKECDKRDDPVLGNDITCVKWKGKYEDDYPIIYVNKPDENVDSSTYVNRMLVFLFADQESYEKIDKTRYKAFEMVCGNKWCINLTHISLC